The genomic region TTTGCAACTATAACAATGTTGGGTTGCATTTTAGTTATTGGGGTTAATTCAGTTTACCTTAATTCACTCTAGCACTTAAGTGATTCATTTCTTGaatataattacagcaataaTAGCATTATTATGAAGGATTTGTTCAAGAATAATGGCTAAATTGCACTTTTTTGTTAATTGCTAAAATTGTTagagaaaggaaaattatgtcatgacAACGTTTATTGGCTGATAGCTGCTAAAGAAAATATTTGCACAGAACCAAAACCCTTCATAGCCACTatagccagtgttgggaaggttactttggaaatgtaataggttacagatatgagttaccctatttaaaatgtagtaAGTATATCagttactttattaatgtaactgattacatttgattactttttaatcacttttcaaaaatttTAACAAGCTGTAAcagattagttatttatttagtaaataatGTAATTTCGTAGTTAATCACTAGCAATTATGTATCGCATTATGTATAATATAGCCAAACCTAACTCTGTTTGGTTCCACATGGGGTGATAGTTGTGtcactgccattcataaatcTTCATAAATCAGATACGCACTTCAGAATCTCAATCGAAATAGTGAATCACCCGGGGACTCTTCACCTACTGTGAATAAGCTAGTGTTTAGCATGACCAGTAAAGACCAGTTTCACCAAAGTGGTCAAAAACCCTCTGCTAAACTAGCTATGTCCATGCTTGAAAACTAGCTAAAACCAGCCACCAGGTGTTTTTTTAGTCCCTCTGGAGGGAAGCACAACCATAGCAATATTCTTCAGCAAAACTCATGCAGTTCAAGCAATTAACCACTAGTTACAGTGCATTATTGAGGTATTGTGTTTGCATGTTCCCTACAGATATCTTGCCATTCGGTATCCCCTGCGCTCAAGAGAGACCAGAACTCCTCGTAACGCTCTGACCTCCATCAGCCTTGTGTGGGCTCTATCGCTGTTCTTCTCCAGCCCTTATCTCAGCTACTACCAGCAGATGGATCTAGACGGGACCACCGTTTGCATCCCATCATGGAACACCCATCATCGACGAGCCATGGACGTCTGCACCTTCATTTTCGGCTACCTTATACCAGTCCTCATTCTTAGCATCACGTACGCTCGCACCATCCGCTACCTCTGGACCTCAGTGGACCCCATGCAGGACATGTCAGAGTCCCGCAAAGCCAAGCGCAAGGTGACCAAGATGATAATCATCGTTGCTGCGCTCTTCTGTTTATGTTGGCTGCCGCATCACCTTGTTATCTTGTGCATGTGGTTCGGCCACTTCCCGCTTAACCACACAACCTACGTCCTCCGTATTCTCTCTCACCTGGTGGCGTACACCAACTCCTGCCTGAACCCCATCGTCTATGCCCTGGTGTCTAAACACTTTCGAAAGGGCTTCAAGAAGGTGTTTGGCTGTGCGTTTCGTAATCGGGTCGTAAACCGCATCCACACTGTGCAGCCGGCGCAGACGGTGAGCCTGATGGAAGCTGCCTTGTGTGAAGGATCCAATCATAGCGATGGGTCAAACCGGGGTCGCCTCTGGAGCAAAAGTAGCAAGAAGATGATGACGAGTGCCTTCATGACAtttaatgtgacataatccaCTTACACTCTCACCTACTGTCAAATCAGCGCTTTACCAAAGTATAAAACTCTTCTGTTCCGGTGGCTTTTAACAGCATTTGAGCTGTGATTACATAACAAAAGTTATGTATCATATAGGCGCAGATTGTCAGGTAAAGAGGAAGCAGCGCTTTTTGTGTTCTTGGTGAGGACAGTGATCGATGTTTATAATGAAAGTCTCTCTTGCGTCTGTGTTTTGTCAGTGTTGGCAGCTTTCGTCACTGTGCAGTGGTGGCTGTTTATTTCATGGTAGGGTTTTCCAGAGGTAAGAGCAGATTCAATTATCAGAGGACAGTGTCAAGTTGTTCACGGCAAACATTTATAACAATTTGGTCATAGTTTTTTAGAATTTATGTTCTCGGCTCCTTTAGGGTTttgtaaaatgtgtttgtatgcattttttttttataatataagttGGCTGTAGGCTATCATGTGGTTTTATTAGTATatcaaatacaacccgaattccggaaaagttgggacgttttttaaattttaataaaatgaaaactaaaggaatttcaaatcacatgagccaatattttattcacaatagaacatagataacgtagcaaatgtttaaactgaaaaattttacacttttatccacttaattagctcatttaaaatttaatgcctgctacatgtctcaaaaaagttggcacgggggcaacaaatggctaaaaaagcaagcagttttgaaaagattcagctgggagaacatctagtgattaattaagttaattgatatcaggtctgtaacatgattagctataaaagctttgtcttagagaagcagagtctctcagaagtaaagatgggcagaggctctccaatctgtgaaagactttaaactttaaaaacaatgttcctcaacgtcaaattgcaaaggctttgcaaatctcatcatctacagtgcataacatcatcaaaagattcagagaaactggagaaatctctgtgcgtaagggacaaggccggagacctttattggatgcctgtggtcatcgggctctcagacgacactgcatcactcatcggcatgattgtgtcaatgacattactaaatgggcccaggaatactttcagaaaccactgtcggtaaacacaatccgccgtgccatcagcagatgccaactaaagctctatcatgcaaaaaggaagccatatgtgaacatggtccagaagcgccgtcgtgtcctgtgggccaaggctcatttaaaatggactatttcaaagtggaatagtgttttatggtcagatgagtccaaatttgacattcttgttggaaatcacggacgccgtgtcctccgggctaaagaggagggagacattccagcatgttatcagcgttcagttcaaaagccagcatctctgatggtatgggggtgcataagtgcatacggtatgggcagcttgcatgttttggaaggctctgtgaatgctgaaaggtatataaaggttttagagcaacatatgcttccctccaaacaacgtctatttcagggaaggccttgtttatttcagcagg from Carassius carassius chromosome 40, fCarCar2.1, whole genome shotgun sequence harbors:
- the LOC132121806 gene encoding galanin receptor 2a, which codes for MNASQQIHFPSIWKVESVIISVIFSIIFLVGTVGNCLVLAVLIRNGQMNTKSTNLFILNLGLADLCFIVFCVPFQATIYTMDEWVFGQFVCKAVHFIIFLTMYASIFTLAAVSLDRYLAIRYPLRSRETRTPRNALTSISLVWALSLFFSSPYLSYYQQMDLDGTTVCIPSWNTHHRRAMDVCTFIFGYLIPVLILSITYARTIRYLWTSVDPMQDMSESRKAKRKVTKMIIIVAALFCLCWLPHHLVILCMWFGHFPLNHTTYVLRILSHLVAYTNSCLNPIVYALVSKHFRKGFKKVFGCAFRNRVVNRIHTVQPAQTVSLMEAALCEGSNHSDGSNRGRLWSKSSKKMMTSAFMTFNVT